CGAATGCAATCTTGAAATGCGCGCAAGGCCGGCCGCGTGTAAACTCTCGCTCGATGCAACACACGATCCCCGTTGACGCGCTCGGCCCCAACGGCCAAACGATGGCCGACGCCGTCGCCGCCTGCGTGCACTGCGGCTTCTGCCTGGCCGCCTGTCCCACCTACAAAGTGCTGGGCGAGGAGATGGACTCGCCGCGCGGGCGGATCATTTTGATGCGCGACGTGCTGCAAGGCTCGCTGACGCCAGAGGAAGCTGCGCCCTACCTCGACCGCTGTCTAGGGTGCGTCGGCTGCGTAACGGCCTGCCCGTCCGGCGTGAAGTACGGCGAGCTGATCACCGCTTATCGTGCTCACACCGAGCCGCTGCGCGCGCGCTCGGCGATAGATCGCCTGTCGCGGCGGCTGGTGCGCGAGACGTTGCCCTACCCCGACCGCTTTCGCGCGGCGGCGATGGCCGGCAAGCTCGCGCGGCCGTTCAAGGGCGCGCTGCCCGGCCAGCTCGCGGCGATGCTTGCGCTGCTGCCCGACGACATCCCACCCCAAGGCCAGCCGTTGGCCAACACGCATCCGGCCAACGGCCAGCGGCGGGCGCGCGTGGCGTTGCTGGCCGGCTGCGTGCAACAGGTGCTCGCCCCGCAGATCAACCGCGCCACGATTCAAGTGCTGACCGCGCACGGCGTGGAGGTCGTCGTCCCAGAAGGTCAGGACTGCTGCGGCGCGCTGGGCATGCACACTGGCGACGCCGAGAGCGCCCGCCGGCTTGCGGCGCAGAACCTGCGCGCCTTCTCGCGCGATGTAGACGCGATCGTGTCGAACGCTGCCGGCTGCGGGTCGGCGATGAAGGAGTATGAGCTGCTCTTTCGCGGCACGGCGCAGGAAGATGAGGCGCGGGCATTCGCGCACAAGGTAAAGGACGTGAGCGAGTTCCTCGACGAGATGGGCATCGGCGAGCTGCGCCCATTGCCCCAGCCGCTGACCGTCGCCTATCACGACGCCTGTCATCTGGCCCACGCTCAGGGCGTCTGGGGCGCGCCACGCCGACTGTTGAGGGCCATCCCCAACCTGACGCTGGTCGAGATTTCCGAAGGGGAGATCTGCTGCGGCTCGGCCGGCACGTACAACATCGAGCATCCCGACATCGCCGACCGACTCGGCGAGCGCAAAGCGCGCAGCATCCTGGCCACCGGCGCCGAGGTCGTCGCCACCGGCAACATCGGTTGTCTGGTGCAGATTCGGACACACCTCAAGCGCGCCGGCCGGCCGCTGCCGGTGATGCACACGATGGAGATCCTGGCGCAGGCGACAGGTGCGTCACCCGGCAGGTGAGGTGTGGCGGGCGCATGCGTCAACATGTAGCGCACCGCAGCGCAGAGACGCGCCATGGCGCGTCTCTGCTCATGGCTCTGCCCGACAGCGCTGCTGAGATCCTATCAATCTCAATCAGCTCATCCCAAACCATGTCAGCGTGTCGCGCACGGTCTCCTCGAACGGTCGCACGACGTGACCGAGTTCGGCTTCGGCCTTACGCGAGGACACCGGCCCCCAGACCTCGAACGTGCGTATGTGCTCCGGTAGGCGAACG
The window above is part of the Candidatus Roseilinea sp. genome. Proteins encoded here:
- a CDS encoding glycolate oxidase iron-sulfur subunit, whose product is MQHTIPVDALGPNGQTMADAVAACVHCGFCLAACPTYKVLGEEMDSPRGRIILMRDVLQGSLTPEEAAPYLDRCLGCVGCVTACPSGVKYGELITAYRAHTEPLRARSAIDRLSRRLVRETLPYPDRFRAAAMAGKLARPFKGALPGQLAAMLALLPDDIPPQGQPLANTHPANGQRRARVALLAGCVQQVLAPQINRATIQVLTAHGVEVVVPEGQDCCGALGMHTGDAESARRLAAQNLRAFSRDVDAIVSNAAGCGSAMKEYELLFRGTAQEDEARAFAHKVKDVSEFLDEMGIGELRPLPQPLTVAYHDACHLAHAQGVWGAPRRLLRAIPNLTLVEISEGEICCGSAGTYNIEHPDIADRLGERKARSILATGAEVVATGNIGCLVQIRTHLKRAGRPLPVMHTMEILAQATGASPGR